The following proteins come from a genomic window of Vicinamibacterales bacterium:
- a CDS encoding PilZ domain-containing protein, whose translation MVYQPTAVRQMSHGGMQVETAFPLQLDSLHEFRLTLGSRSVVVKGRVAHSRISDVDQDIITYRTGVEFIELSDRVAAAIASFVDELAK comes from the coding sequence CAGCCGACCGCCGTGCGCCAGATGAGCCACGGCGGCATGCAGGTGGAGACCGCGTTTCCGCTACAGCTGGATTCCCTCCATGAGTTCCGCCTGACGCTGGGCAGCCGCTCGGTCGTCGTGAAAGGCCGCGTCGCGCATTCGCGCATCAGCGACGTCGATCAAGACATCATCACCTACCGCACGGGCGTCGAGTTCATCGAGCTGTCGGATCGCGTCGCCGCCGCGATTGCCAGCTTCGTGGACGAACTCGCC